The following are encoded together in the Bicyclus anynana chromosome 2, ilBicAnyn1.1, whole genome shotgun sequence genome:
- the LOC112054777 gene encoding putative uncharacterized protein DDB_G0282133: MLLLTVFVLVFCSVRCGYVGENYIIDKPDYDAPTAEDTPFKVYWNVPTKQCRSRGIPFDNLLKKFTITYNKNDRFEGETITIIYNVGIVPSILKSNGAKFSVLNGGVPQEGNLEEHLAAFRETVVRLIPDPDFKGIGVLDLEQWRPIYRQHWGTQASNIDLSLSIEMRKYWWWPTKWQKLEAEKRFEDAARKFMETTLYTAKQMRPKAAWGYYGFPYCFNMDKNNRNEQCAKYVNAENDRIYWLWAESTALYPSLYSESCLTTSELEKLVSGRLTEANRVKGSDDLVLPYFALTYRDGPFIKESDVVATFNVLQKKNASGIVIWGASNDVNTADKCNHLYEYVETIFGPIAQKYIQRINKKRQDESNKRQLNTDNYKSDNTSKSANVTFNHLTSSNNTNNTNVLFTENSTQNNNESLSIQSTTNSAYPATTTSYQQRNKYYYEVDGNKTEFNSFNESDFWSIIPFNKTDTGKVNPTVDNSTHDKDALITFEIVENTSSPKYETKNNVTEDNSQLVKQEKSTQITMTLKTQAINRRENVSENFMTLSANLTRSHTLLNESHEENDKTVIYKNVTGKYIETLKSPSSLEFSLLSSTTGSKDISPDKITTNSTNLSTETKENGVENYLITSAVDFTTPNYRLLNSNDSKISVLQDLNEDNLFTRNSTYFSTEKSITKENNENDYLITLKIDITSSNNTSTNEYDTKINVENIKPAGNLDFMFILPNHTLNDIQDVKQEAQNTTYPNVNTIDRVESDDSDNLIVLANFKPNKTEMNSKEHDTEIDIENIKSGSDLQFISPSTTNEPKDSSQYENEDELMTTNFTYTSNEALEREKNAIEDYLVKNTEDFTTPFNTSLVFTKPKPPPPNNVSIDLQKLIQEDKTIQNTSDINTNSIDTRESNIPDNFITINFTCSASVLTKDNGTEIDVDTTKSASSLEVSLLPPNNNSNDISKDISQYENEDELRTSNFTYTSTEALEREENAIVDYLVTNTEDFTTPFNTSLKTNESEINFKYIAGNLEFTGLPSNNVSIDLQKLIQEDKTIQNTSYINKNSIDTRESNISDNLSTIDFTSFDNVLTKENDTEIDVDTTNSASSLEFSSLPTNNNSSDISQYIKQHNSSYFSIEASENRENGEHDNLITFAADLTNIKNKTLNKNDTEINFENVESSSTLQFLLQNLTPDELFTTYPTADEIKSEKSDAHNVLLQHNTEIDLTLQPEQKLKNYYYDADYNKAEHKSSNNNDYWNIIPFEETTAEDVGYNINASSNDNDTKTTYEVQQQ, translated from the exons ATGTTATTGTTAACGGTGTTCGTTTTGGTGTTTTGTTCAGTAAGATGCGGCTATGTTGG agaaaattatattatcgaTAAGCCAGACTACGATGCCCCGACAGCTGAAGACACACCCTTCAAAGTATACTGGAACGTTCCAACGAAACAGTGCAGATCCCGAGGAATACCTTTCGATAACTTGTTGAAAAAATTCACGATAACTTATAACAAAAACGATAGATTCGAAGGCGAaactattacaattatttataacgTGGGCATTGTACCatctattttaaaaagtaacggTGCAAAGTTCTCCGTTTTGAACGGAGGAGTGCCACAGGAGGGAAATTTAGAGGAACATCTGGCTGCATTTAGAGAAACTGTGGTTAGATTAATTCCTGATCCAGATTTTAAAG GTATCGGTGTACTAGATCTAGAACAGTGGCGTCCAATATACCGCCAGCATTGGGGTACACAGGCATCTAACATAGATTTGTCATTGAGTATTGAAATGAGGAAATATTGGTGGTGGCCCACGAAATggcaaaagttggag gcAGAAAAACGTTTTGAAGATGCTGCAAGAAAATTTATGGAGACAACACTATACACCGCAAAGCAAATGCGACCAAAAGCGGCCTGGGGTTATTATGGATTTCCATATTGTTTTAATATGGATAAGAATAATAGGAATGAGCAATGTGCAAAATATGTTAATGCTGAAAACGACAG AATTTACTGGCTATGGGCAGAAAGCACCGCTCTCTATCCTTCATTATACTCTGAATCCTGTTTGACAACATCCGAGCTTGAAAAGCTAGTGTCAGGCCGACTCACCGAAGCCAATAGAGTTAAGGGATCAGATGACCTGGTACTACCTTACTTTGCGCTTACTTACAGAGATGGACCGTTTATTAAAGAG AGTGACGTGGTCGCGACGTTTAAtgttttacagaaaaaaaacgCTTCAGGCATTGTTATTTGGGGAGCTTCAAACGACGTTAATACTGCCGACAAGTGCAACCACTTATACGAATATGTAGAAACAATTTTCGGCCCTATCGCTCAGAAATATatacagagaattaataaaaagcgTCAGGACGAATCAAATAAACGTCAACTAAATACCGATAACTACAAATCTGATAATACATCTAAAAGTGCCAACGTAACTTTTAACCATTTGACATCAtcaaataatactaataatacaaaTGTACTGTTTACTGAAAACagtacacaaaataataatgaaagccTTTCTATACAATCTACAACAAATTCGGCTTATCCTGCCACAACTACCAGTTATCAACAACGTAACAAATATTATTACGAGGTGGATGGCAATAAAACAGAGTTTAACAGCTTCAATGAAAGTGACTTTTGGAGTATAATACCATTTAATAAAACTGATACTGGTAAAGTGAATCCTACCGTCGATAATTCAACTCATGATAAAGACGCTCTGATAACTTTCGAAATTGTAGAAAATACTAGCAGTCCaaaatatgaaacaaaaaataatgttacaGAAGATAATTCACAACTCGTTAAGCAAGAAAAATCTACTCAAATCACTATGACTCTTAAAACTCAAGCAATAAATCGTAGAGAAAACGTTTCTGAGAACTTCATGACATTATCTGCAAACCTTACTAGATCTCATACGTTACTAAATGAAAGTCATGAAGAAAACGATAAaacagtaatttataaaaatgtaacaggaAAATATATTGAAACTTTAAAATCTCCGAGCAGCTTGGAATTCTCGTTATTATCATCAACCACAGGTTCAAAAGATATTTCGCCAGATAAAATAACTACCAACTCTACAAATCTTAGTACAGAAACTAAAGAAAATGGTGTAGAAAACTATTTGATAACATCAGCAGTAGATTTTACTACTCCTAATTATCGTTTACTGAATAGTAATGACAGTAAAATCAGTGTTTTACAAGATCTTAACGAAGACAATTTATTCACTAGAAATTCTACATATTTTAGCACTGAAAAATCAATAACTAAAGAAAATAATGAGAACGACTATttgataacattaaaaatagatattactaGTTCTAACAATACTTCTACAAATGAGTATGACACTAAAATcaatgtagaaaatataaaacctgCAGGCAATTTGGATTTTATGTTCATACTACCAAACCATACTTTAAATGATATACAAGATGTTAAACAAGAAGCTCAAAACACTACGTATCCTAACGTAAATACGATAGATAGAGTAGAAAGTGATGATTCCGACAATTTAATAGTATTAGCAAACTTTAAACCTAACAAAACAGAAATGAACAGTAAAGAGCATGACACAGAAATagatattgaaaatataaaatctggTAGCGATTTACAATTCATATCACCGTCAACAACCAATGAGCCAAAAGATAGTTCCCAATATGAAAATGAAGACGAATTAATGACTACAAACTTTACTTATACTAGTAATGAGGCATTGGAAAGGGAAAAAAATGCTATAGAAGactatttagtaaaaaatacagAAGATTTTACTACACCTTTTAATACTTCACTGGTATTTACAAAACCCAAACCACCACCACCAAACAATGTTTCGATTGATTTACAAAAACTTATACAGGAAGATAAGACCATACAAAATACATCGGATATAAACACAAATTCTATTGATACTAGAGAAAGTAATATTCCCGACAACTTCATTACGATAAACTTTACTTGTTCTGCTAGTGTACTAACGAAAGACAATGGCACAGAAATAGATGTTGATACAACAAAATCTGCAAGCAGTCTAGAAGTTTCTTTACTGCCACCAAACAACAACtcaaatgatatttcaaaagaTATTTCACAATATGAAAATGAAGACGAATTAAGGACTTCAAATTTTACTTACACTAGTACTGAGGCATTGGAAAGGGAAGAAAATGCTATAGTAGACTATTTGGTAACGAACACAGAAGATTTTACTACACCTTTTAATACTTCACTTAAAACTAATGaaagtgaaattaattttaaatatatagcgGGCAATCTAGAATTTACAGGACTACCATCAAACAACGTTTCGATTGATTTACAAAAACTTATACAGGAAGATAAGACCATACAAAATACAtcgtatataaacaaaaattccATTGATACTAGAGAAAGTAATATTTCCGATAACTTAAGTACAATAGACTTTACTAGTTTTGATAACGTACTGACGAAAGAAAACGACACAGAAATAGATGTTGATACAACAAACTCTGCGAGCAGTCTAGAATTTTCTTCACTGCCAACAAACAACAATTCGAGTGATATTTCACAATATATTAAGCAACATAACTCTTCGTATTTTAGTATTGAAGCTTCAGAAAATAGGGAAAATGGTGAACACGACAATTTAATAACATTCGCAGCTGACTTAACTAATATTAAGAATAAAACACTAAATAAGAATGACACAGAAATAAACTTTGAAAATGTAGAATCTTCGAGTACACTACAGTTTTTGCTACAAAACTTAACTCCAGATGAATTATTTACTACATATCCTACCGCAGATgaaataaaaagtgaaaaaagtGATGCTCACAATGTACTACTGCAGCATAACacagaaatagatttaactttgCAGCCggaacaaaaactaaagaactaTTATTATGACGCTGATTACAACAAAGCAGAGCACAAGAGTTCGAATAACAATGACTACTGGAATATAATACCTTTTGAAGAAACTACTGCCGAAGACGTAGGGTATAACATAAATGCATCAAGTAATGACAATGACACTAAAACAACTTACGAAGTTCAACAACAGTGA
- the LOC112054088 gene encoding restin homolog: MNNKKNKSKNRSNPVKSTQETVPMIEKLSEIETVKSDNLNSDEVRVPDIEVAPTTMAENDPSANITPKKPKRSKGKKKKEVLLEDVKNTEEKDENTSDVKEILDSIEITKENLEESTQIIPCARKKKKKAKKLDEKLECDNIVKLNTAETDTEDKSLKLKNDESVPLDIENLSENVDAKHKDDTPKKKKKKKNRHESEKSDKYDLGTSFQKLIELPSEVDKGIDSACTHGTKDIAMKNVIELTNTPGDKKDQVCVDVIPLDSSIKYKNQEKDPPEKHASVETTESIILNDENLPLESLEGEIVTKDNISKPKAKIIKPVQKKSQQKSKSEAQKPLVDFDTTSEENVNNEILKPISPILEISNKEGEIIESKDPDTLCNSDEALEFVEVKTTKSKKKRIKNAISPVPSKPIDITQDSGENTQNIDIEDKNTIISEQVNPHKYITPDLIEYPRSTSQLCVDSNNNTLIQEITQTEEVKLEVPHDIPTPIIQGSGESPDINTNNNPVIDVTEIISQPCSDRVDLISAEVRNLSEKTDIKSKMIEVNRDMEELRRSIERSLGNLSSIEKSDTEVEKEFEQLFLSQSVEEVITDKVNDAKQIKETETNVIKDVENIKETEKSDLNVASKTIESTKSEENIKHKNSGISCGVESLKVASVTDDKPTENTVAEVLNVPPTCPARRDKNKTKSKKKGREEVATVKSNTPNTSETQTPNVEKVSNQTSEKSKSKSKTTKEKGKQQALSNENDSTNLDVSFEPIENFEDALTSSVDDVNKTFEIIAKDATQSVDSTEYHNNPKINIISPVEDTEEENKQDSRQNPITRPKNLLGHPNIPASSNKNEIKNEKFTPPNLIQAKVKIKDSVEIEKPTNNKLQTESKTGLIKESNTAHTTCLMKTNEDLIYKYSFRKVFLQNTCNVCQKNLDHRFPCKFCSLVFYCSQKHKDEDWSNHQSLCFAVSTIAHLKEQKHIYADANNISNHNYRILRMQTILSCEKILNRKLVPWEQETLLYPRICSDANCRQWKQEQLKDCSGCGQISFCIDNPEHLPSSHQRWCKSYALYQKLVKYQLTKGRLEPPLPTKVLHHYKIPEKINDVLGSLYEEKIDIDDIQYAALTQITTAPLTAAYSHQLYFSKINAICVNGTKKNSIFTIHMIGAEIPFEADSLNKWEKFFLHLRSDVQDLRVVMIGPDINSSKLPLDLLAKIKVCENCETNNRRVLFDFHENENYNEYYLSNGFVTPDIVCAFNPNIHRSSLQDPEIIWPSTISCILKQRVPFVVTSYSIEELRRDLGKIRECANFDFNIVTEIKHNPFGSVRPDRNFITDHEIPFLFKNYCFCILCGTL; the protein is encoded by the exons atgaataacaagaaaaataaaagtaaaaatcgcAGTAATCCTGTTAAATCGACACAGGAAACAGTACCTATGATAGAAAAGTTAAGTGAAATTGAAACTGTTAAATCAGACAACTTAAACTCAGATGAAGTTCGAGTGCCAGACATAGAAGTTGCGCCAACTACTATGGCAGAAAATGACCCATCTGCAAATATTACTCCTAAAAAACCCAAACGAAGCAAAGGTAAGAAGAAAAAAGAAGTTCTTCTGGAAGATGTCAAAAACACAGAAGAAAAAGATGAAAACACATCAGATGTTAAGGAAATATTAGACAGTATTGAAATTACGAAAGAAAATTTAGAAGAAAGCACTCAAATAATACCATGtgcaagaaaaaagaaaaaaaaggcaaaaaaaCTAGATGAAAAATTAGAATGTGACAATATCGTAAAACTTAACACAGCAGAAACCGATACTGAAGATAAATCTTTGAAACTGAAAAATGATGAAAGCGTTCCACTTGATATCGAAAATTTATCTGAAAATGTTGATGCTAAGCATAAAGATGATACAcccaagaaaaagaaaaaaaagaaaaatcgacATGAGTCAGAGAAATCAGACAAGTACGATCTGGGTACAtcttttcaaaaattaattgaacTGCCAAGTGAAGTCGATAAAGGTATTGATAGCGCATGCACTCATGGAACAAAAGATATTGcaatgaaaaatgtaattgAGTTAACAAATACGCCAGGCGATAAAAAAGAtcaagtttgtgtggatgtaaTACCTTTAGATTCGtcgattaaatataaaaaccaaGAAAAAGATCCGCCTGAAAAACATGCATCTGTAGAAACAACagaatcaataattttaaacgATGAAAATTTACCGTTGGAAAGTTTAGAAGGTGAAATAGTTACAAAAGATAACATCTCTAAACCTAaagctaaaattattaaacctgtACAAAAGAAAAGTCAGCAGAAGTCAAAAAGTGAAGCTCAAAAGCCGTTAGTGGATTTTGACACAACTTCCGAAGAAAACGTTaataacgaaatattaaaaCCAATCTCACCTATTCTAGAAATATCGAATAAAGAAGGAGAAATTATAGAATCTAAAGATCCAGATACATTGTGTAACAGTGACGAAGCTTTAGAGTTCGTTGAAGTAAAGACGACAAAAAGTAAGAAAAAACGTATCAAAAATGCAATAAGTCCTGTTCCATCCAAGCCAATTGATATTACACAAGATTCAGGTGAAAATACTCAAAATATAGATATTGaagacaaaaatacaattatatctGAACAAGTGAAtccacataaatatataactccAGATTTGATTGAATATCCACGGTCTACGAGCCAATTATGTGTTGACAGCAATAATAATACTTTGATTCAAGAGATAACTCAAACGGAAGAAGTTAAATTAGAAGTACCTCACGATATACCAACACCTATCATTCAAGGGTCAGGGGAATCACcagatataaatacaaataataatcctGTTATAGATGTAACAGAAATTATTTCTCAACCATGTAGTGACAGAGTTGACCTTATATCAGCAGAAGTAAGGAATTTATCAGAAAAGACTgatattaaatctaaaatgaTTGAAGTTAATCGTGATATGGAGGAATTAAGGCGGTCTATCGAAAGATCATTAGGTAACCTATCTTCTATTGAAAAAAGTGATACTGAAGTAGAAAAAGAATTTGAACAATTATTTCTAAGTCAATCCGTGGAAGAAGTGATAACGGACAAGGTAAATGATGccaaacaaataaaagaaacgGAAACAAATGTCATTAAAGatgttgaaaatattaaagaaactGAGAAAAGTGATCTGAATGTTGCATCTAAGACAATAGAATCAACAAAAtccgaggaaaatataaaacataaaaacagtGGTATATCTTGTGGAGTGGAATCTTTAAAAGTAGCTTCAGTAACTGACGATAAACCAACAGAAAATACCGTTGCTGAAGTACTAAACGTTCCACCGACCTGTCCAGCTAGAAGagacaaaaacaaaactaaatcaAAAAAGAAGGGTAGAGAAGAAGTTGCAACAGTTAAATCTAACACCCCCAACACTTCTGAAACTCAAACGCCAAATGTTGAAAAAGTCAGTAACCAAACTTCAGAAAAATccaagtcaaaatcaaaaacaactAAAGAAAAAGGGAAACAACAAGCATTAAGTAATGAAAATGATTCAACAAATTTAGATGTATCTTTTGAACCTATTGAAAATTTCGAAGACGCTTTAACTTCAAGTGTAGATGACGTCAACaaaacttttgaaataatagCCAAAGATGCTACCCAATCCGTTGATTCAACAGAATACCATAACAAtccaaaaataaacataatttcacCAGTCGAAGACACTgaagaagaaaataaacaagataGCAGGCAAAATCCTATTACACGTCCAAAAAACTTATTAGGCCACCCAAATATTCCTGCATCAtcgaataaaaatgaaattaaaaatgaaaaatttacccCACCAAATTTAATACAAGCCAAGGTAAAGATCAAAGATTCGGTTGAAATTGAAAAacctacaaataataaattgcaAACTGAAAGCAAAACAGGATTAATAAAAGAATCTAACACAGCTCATACTACTTGCCTCATGAAAACAAATGAAGATTTAATCTATAAATATAGTTTTCGTAAAGTGTTTCTTCAGAATACGTGCAATGTATGTCAGAAAAATCTAGACCACAGATTTCCTTGTAAATTCTGTTCATTAGTGTTTTACTGCAGCCAAAAACATAAGGATGAAGACTGGTCAAACCACCAGTCACTATGCTTTGCGGTGTCTACTATAGCACATTTgaaag aacaaaaacatatttacgcGGACGCCAATAACATATCGAATCATAATTATCGCATATTGAGAATGCAGACCATATTATCATGTGAGaagattttaaatagaaagCTGGTACCATGGGAGCAGGAGACACTTCTATATCCCAGAATATGTTCTGATGCGAATTGCAGACAATGGAAACAAGAACAATTAAAGGACTGTTCTGGATGTGGTCAG ATATCATTCTGCATTGATAATCCTGAGCATCTGCCGTCGTCACATCAGCGTTGGTGTAAATCGTATGCTCTGTATCAAAAGCTTGTGAAATATCAGCTGACGAAAGGACGGTTGGAACCTCCACTTCCGACGAAGGTCTTGCATCACTACAAAATTCCAGAGAAGATAAATGACGTTTTAGGATCACTGTATGAAGAGAAAATTG ATATCGACGACATTCAGTATGCAGCTCTTACGCAGATCACAACAGCTCCATTGACCGCAGCTTATAGCCATCAACTTTATTTTAGCAAAATAAACGCTATATGCGTTAATGGGACAAAAaag AATTCCATTTTCACCATCCACATGATCGGCGCTGAGATTCCATTCGAAGCAGATTCCCTCAACAAATGGGAGAAATTCTTCTTGCATCTGAGGTCTGATGTGCAAGATTTGAGGGTGGTGATGATTGGTCCGGATATTAACTCATCTAAGTTGCCACTAGATTTGCTTGCAAAAATTAA ggTTTGTGAAAACTGTGAAACGAACAATCGACGTGTGTtatttgattttcatgaaaatgaaaattacaacgaatattatttaagcaACGGTTTTGTTACACCTGACATAG TATGTGCTTTCAACCCAAATATACATAGATCATCTTTACAAGATCCAGAAATAATATGGCCCTCTACAATAAGCTGCATTTTAAAACAACGAGTACCATTTGTCGTCACTTCCTATTCCATAGAAGAATTAAGGAGGGATCTAGGAAAAATAAGAGAGTGCGCAAACTTCGATTTTAACATAGTAACTGAAATTAAACATAATCCTTTTGGTAGTGTAAGACCTGACAGGAATTTTATCACAGACCATGAAATTccgtttctttttaaaaattattgctTTTGTATCCTGTGTGGTACCCTTTAA